Proteins from one Ahaetulla prasina isolate Xishuangbanna chromosome 2, ASM2864084v1, whole genome shotgun sequence genomic window:
- the LOC131191686 gene encoding C-type lectin domain family 2 member D-like isoform X1, which produces MLSLPGIFCCMSVQAVLELRRQWSPKFLLLSETLVRHSSWTAESSPGSSCVFIAESSSAAETPPASLPRKTCFETFQSAVNKHRNILIVSVISHIIFIIIIFILVVCLIYYQGRSVPSNHQKDAINCLPVPCPPDWIAHQGHCYKLSHEEKNWEESQNYCILHNASLAKITQEEKDFVTMLTRNHVFWIGLKSKPDQPWKWLDGEHSTLEVMGNGGDCAYLDDDATASSGRCTIEHRYICKKNDPKRS; this is translated from the exons ATGCTATCGTTGCCAGGGATTTTCTGCTGCATgtctgtacaggcagtcctcgagttacgacgacaatggagcccaaaatttctgttgctaagtgaaacacttgttag GCATTCAAGCTGGACTGCGGAAAGCAGCCCCGGCTCTTCCTGCGTTTTCATCGCAGAGAGTTCCAGTGCAGCGGAGACGCCACCTGCTTCATTACCACGGAAAA CATGTTTCGAGACATTCCAATCGGCTGTTAATAAACACAGAAACATATTAATTGTATCTGTCATTTCccacatcatcttcatcatcatcatttttatcCTCGTCGTCTGCCTGATTTATTATCAGG GAAGATCAGTGCCATCAAATCACCAAAAGGATGCCATAAATTGTCTACCTGTTCCCTGTCCACCTGATTGGATTGCACATCAGGGACACTGCTACAAACTTTCACATGAGGAAAAGAACTGGGAGGAGAGCCAGAACTACTGTATTTTGCATAATGCTTCCCTGGCCAAAATTACACAGGAGGAAAAG gattttgtGACGATGCTTACAAGAAACCACGTCTTTTGGATCGGCCTCAAGAGCAAACCAGATCAGCCCTGGAAGTGGCTAGATGGAGAACATTCAAC GTTGGAAGTCATGGGAAATGGAGGAGACTGTGCGTATTTGGATGATGATGCCACCGCCAGCTCAGGGAGATGCACCATTGAACACCgatacatctgcaaaaaaaatgatCCTAAGAGATCCTGA
- the LOC131191686 gene encoding C-type lectin domain family 2 member D-like isoform X2, which translates to MVNERAVDQADTMYCPSRHSSWTAESSPGSSCVFIAESSSAAETPPASLPRKTCFETFQSAVNKHRNILIVSVISHIIFIIIIFILVVCLIYYQGRSVPSNHQKDAINCLPVPCPPDWIAHQGHCYKLSHEEKNWEESQNYCILHNASLAKITQEEKDFVTMLTRNHVFWIGLKSKPDQPWKWLDGEHSTLEVMGNGGDCAYLDDDATASSGRCTIEHRYICKKNDPKRS; encoded by the exons atggtc AATGAGCGAGCGGTAGATCAAGCTGATACCATGTATTGCCCTTCAAGGCATTCAAGCTGGACTGCGGAAAGCAGCCCCGGCTCTTCCTGCGTTTTCATCGCAGAGAGTTCCAGTGCAGCGGAGACGCCACCTGCTTCATTACCACGGAAAA CATGTTTCGAGACATTCCAATCGGCTGTTAATAAACACAGAAACATATTAATTGTATCTGTCATTTCccacatcatcttcatcatcatcatttttatcCTCGTCGTCTGCCTGATTTATTATCAGG GAAGATCAGTGCCATCAAATCACCAAAAGGATGCCATAAATTGTCTACCTGTTCCCTGTCCACCTGATTGGATTGCACATCAGGGACACTGCTACAAACTTTCACATGAGGAAAAGAACTGGGAGGAGAGCCAGAACTACTGTATTTTGCATAATGCTTCCCTGGCCAAAATTACACAGGAGGAAAAG gattttgtGACGATGCTTACAAGAAACCACGTCTTTTGGATCGGCCTCAAGAGCAAACCAGATCAGCCCTGGAAGTGGCTAGATGGAGAACATTCAAC GTTGGAAGTCATGGGAAATGGAGGAGACTGTGCGTATTTGGATGATGATGCCACCGCCAGCTCAGGGAGATGCACCATTGAACACCgatacatctgcaaaaaaaatgatCCTAAGAGATCCTGA
- the LOC131191686 gene encoding C-type lectin domain family 2 member D-like isoform X3 codes for MYCPSRHSSWTAESSPGSSCVFIAESSSAAETPPASLPRKTCFETFQSAVNKHRNILIVSVISHIIFIIIIFILVVCLIYYQGRSVPSNHQKDAINCLPVPCPPDWIAHQGHCYKLSHEEKNWEESQNYCILHNASLAKITQEEKDFVTMLTRNHVFWIGLKSKPDQPWKWLDGEHSTLEVMGNGGDCAYLDDDATASSGRCTIEHRYICKKNDPKRS; via the exons ATGTATTGCCCTTCAAGGCATTCAAGCTGGACTGCGGAAAGCAGCCCCGGCTCTTCCTGCGTTTTCATCGCAGAGAGTTCCAGTGCAGCGGAGACGCCACCTGCTTCATTACCACGGAAAA CATGTTTCGAGACATTCCAATCGGCTGTTAATAAACACAGAAACATATTAATTGTATCTGTCATTTCccacatcatcttcatcatcatcatttttatcCTCGTCGTCTGCCTGATTTATTATCAGG GAAGATCAGTGCCATCAAATCACCAAAAGGATGCCATAAATTGTCTACCTGTTCCCTGTCCACCTGATTGGATTGCACATCAGGGACACTGCTACAAACTTTCACATGAGGAAAAGAACTGGGAGGAGAGCCAGAACTACTGTATTTTGCATAATGCTTCCCTGGCCAAAATTACACAGGAGGAAAAG gattttgtGACGATGCTTACAAGAAACCACGTCTTTTGGATCGGCCTCAAGAGCAAACCAGATCAGCCCTGGAAGTGGCTAGATGGAGAACATTCAAC GTTGGAAGTCATGGGAAATGGAGGAGACTGTGCGTATTTGGATGATGATGCCACCGCCAGCTCAGGGAGATGCACCATTGAACACCgatacatctgcaaaaaaaatgatCCTAAGAGATCCTGA